The following proteins come from a genomic window of Coffea arabica cultivar ET-39 chromosome 11c, Coffea Arabica ET-39 HiFi, whole genome shotgun sequence:
- the LOC113715453 gene encoding transcription elongation factor SPT4 homolog 2: MGSTGAVGAAQIPTSFGHELRACLRCRLVKTYDQFRESGCENCPFFKMDEDHERVVDCTTPNFTGIISVMDPTRSWAARWLRIGKFVPGCYTLAVSEALPEDLQTLCEDERVPYVAPKRV; encoded by the exons ATGGGAAGCACCGGCGCCGTAGGAGCGGCTCAAATTCCGACGAGCTTCGGCCACGAGCTCCGAGCATGCCTTCGCTGCCGTCTCGTCAAGACCTACGATCAG TTCAGGGAGTCGGGATGCGAGAACTGCCCGTTCTTCAAGATGGATGAAGATCATGAACGCGTTGTAGACTGTACCACTCCTAATTTCACTGG GATTATCTCTGTCATGGACCCTACTCGGAGTTGGGCTGCTCGTTGGCTCCGCATTG GAAAATTTGTCCCAGGATGCTACACTCTTGCAGTCTCAGAAGCACTTCCAGAAGACTTACAG ACACTGTGTGAAGATGAACGGGTGCCATACGTCGCACCAAAACGAGTATGA